In Paenibacillus ihbetae, the following are encoded in one genomic region:
- a CDS encoding ABC transporter permease, which yields MTMAQTEANVDLNTKLPMQRRKKRERLDGLTYHLMLLPGMIMLFIFAIIPMFGAVMAFQRFIPAKGIFESPWVGWSNFTYMFQLPDSKQIFINTIVIAVGKIVLGLIVPIVFALLLHEGRQKLFKSTVQTIVYLPHFMSWVVLGTMLTMIFSYDGMVNNLLEFLGLERIMFLASNTWFRPLLILTDTWKEFGYGTIIYLAALTSINPSLYESAALDGANRWKQMLHITLPGIFPTIVLLGTLSLGNVLNAGFDQVFNLYNPLVYETGDIIDTFVYRMGLINMQYSFATAIGLMKSVISFVLIIISYRLAAKYAGYRIF from the coding sequence ATGACGATGGCTCAAACCGAAGCGAATGTAGACCTCAATACCAAGTTGCCGATGCAAAGACGTAAGAAGCGTGAGCGGCTGGATGGCCTCACCTATCACCTGATGCTGCTGCCGGGGATGATCATGCTGTTTATTTTTGCAATCATTCCGATGTTCGGCGCGGTAATGGCGTTTCAACGATTTATTCCGGCCAAGGGGATTTTCGAATCCCCTTGGGTTGGATGGTCCAACTTCACTTATATGTTCCAGCTGCCGGACAGCAAGCAGATATTTATCAACACGATTGTGATCGCTGTAGGCAAAATCGTGCTGGGGCTGATCGTACCGATCGTATTCGCGCTGCTCCTCCATGAAGGGCGGCAGAAGCTGTTCAAAAGCACCGTGCAGACCATCGTCTATTTGCCGCATTTCATGTCCTGGGTGGTGCTCGGGACGATGCTGACGATGATTTTCTCCTATGACGGCATGGTCAATAATCTGCTGGAGTTTCTGGGATTGGAGCGGATCATGTTCCTGGCGAGCAACACCTGGTTCCGTCCGCTCTTGATTTTGACGGATACGTGGAAGGAATTCGGATACGGGACGATCATCTATTTGGCGGCGTTGACAAGCATCAACCCGTCATTGTACGAATCGGCGGCGCTCGATGGAGCGAACCGCTGGAAGCAGATGCTTCACATCACCCTGCCGGGAATCTTCCCGACGATCGTGCTGCTCGGCACGCTGAGCCTTGGAAATGTGCTGAACGCGGGTTTTGACCAGGTATTTAATCTGTACAATCCGCTCGTTTATGAGACCGGAGACATCATTGATACGTTTGTGTACCGGATGGGCCTGATTAATATGCAGTACTCATTCGCTACGGCGATCGGTCTCATGAAATCCGTGATCAGCTTCGTGCTGATTATCATTTCCTACAGGCTGGCGGCTAAATATGCCGGGTACAGGATCTTTTAA
- a CDS encoding carbohydrate-binding protein — MPLIMALLLTSVIGAAPVRAASFGPADADAAIKAFNAKFWDPQAKYFWANSNRGDNYQSFWVEAELWEMVMDAYLHTSDPKLKAELRTQIDDIFDGTVAKHGEDWTNNPFNDDIMWWAMGSARAYQITGEARYLEKAKYYFDFVYDTQWDDEFAGGGIWWLNSEHNTKNACINFPAAQAAVFLYEITGDRHYLEAATRIFSWGKTMLTDGNGKVFDRIELERGPVPDSTHYNQGTFVGAAVGLYRATGDETYLEDAVKGARFTMDRLVDDNRLLNYEGPNGDLKGGKTILIRNLAYLQQALDNLNDRAYDDFEREFDAWLAFNTATAWSHRGEEGIVDGNWVGQLLSGTYESWSSAGAVQALTVVEPQEAAPRYPVRNAYSRIEAEKYNIGKGFVLEGSPEGTLQLGGIRSGHFAAYKNVDFGTDGAIGFIARAASGTGGGNIDIRLDRLDGPRVGTVRVEGTGGWHQFIDAVGVLEDEQGNPVTVTGTHDVYLVFNQVDDEYLFNLNWFRFTENDPKQTDAYAKLRAGQLDGGSGLSVNAEHGYLEGIEDGAHAIYRDIDFGSSGASGVTMRVSSGHKGGSIEVKLDSLDGPTVGVARIPALGSWDDWVDLMALVDGEQAVGIHDVYLVFHGTDGQDYPCNLDWFNFTTVKGTGRDAFGKLEAEHYTIGNGFGTEQGGGQTYLAGLFGPNQPYAMYNYVDFGDTSPEQFHVHAASDTGGGTIEVRIDSLNGPLIAAAKVDGTGGWQNFKVFSADVAAPVTGKHIVFLIFKGSDWLYNLDKFTFGDPAVFTAPTTPPAPVPDDVPPGEVENIRALRENGHIRLYWDGPYDMDGKLVQIRLFKNKKQVGQTLEVRRGIQTALLPEVKNPRNHTVTFTAVDHSGNVSKGHTVRLDDLIKK, encoded by the coding sequence TTGCCATTGATCATGGCCCTTCTGCTGACATCAGTTATCGGGGCCGCCCCGGTCCGTGCCGCCTCGTTCGGGCCGGCCGACGCGGACGCGGCGATTAAAGCGTTCAACGCCAAGTTTTGGGACCCGCAAGCGAAGTACTTCTGGGCCAATTCGAACCGCGGCGACAACTACCAGAGCTTCTGGGTTGAAGCGGAGCTGTGGGAGATGGTGATGGACGCCTATCTGCACACATCAGACCCGAAGCTGAAGGCCGAGCTTCGAACCCAGATCGACGACATCTTTGACGGCACGGTGGCTAAGCACGGCGAGGACTGGACGAACAATCCGTTTAACGATGACATCATGTGGTGGGCGATGGGCAGCGCGCGGGCTTATCAGATTACCGGCGAAGCCAGATACCTGGAGAAGGCCAAGTATTACTTCGACTTCGTGTACGACACGCAGTGGGACGACGAGTTTGCGGGCGGCGGCATTTGGTGGCTGAACAGCGAGCACAACACGAAGAACGCCTGCATTAATTTCCCGGCTGCCCAGGCGGCTGTATTCCTGTACGAAATTACGGGAGATCGGCATTATCTGGAGGCGGCGACCCGCATTTTCAGCTGGGGCAAAACGATGCTGACGGACGGGAACGGCAAAGTGTTCGACCGGATCGAGCTGGAGCGCGGCCCGGTGCCGGATTCCACGCATTATAATCAAGGGACATTCGTCGGTGCGGCGGTAGGGCTGTACCGGGCAACCGGGGACGAGACGTATCTGGAGGATGCCGTGAAGGGTGCCCGGTTTACGATGGACCGGCTGGTGGACGACAACCGGCTGCTCAATTATGAAGGGCCGAACGGGGATTTGAAAGGCGGCAAAACGATTCTGATCCGCAACCTGGCTTATTTGCAGCAGGCGCTGGACAATCTCAATGACCGCGCCTATGACGATTTTGAGCGCGAATTCGACGCCTGGCTGGCCTTTAATACGGCTACGGCCTGGAGTCATCGCGGCGAAGAAGGGATCGTTGACGGCAACTGGGTGGGACAACTGCTCTCCGGCACCTATGAGTCTTGGTCGTCCGCAGGCGCGGTTCAGGCACTTACGGTTGTGGAGCCGCAGGAGGCTGCTCCGCGTTATCCGGTTAGGAACGCCTATTCAAGAATCGAAGCGGAAAAATACAATATCGGTAAAGGGTTCGTGCTGGAGGGGAGCCCCGAAGGCACGCTGCAACTCGGCGGCATCCGTTCCGGCCATTTCGCTGCCTATAAGAACGTTGACTTCGGAACGGACGGCGCGATCGGGTTTATTGCCCGGGCCGCCAGCGGGACGGGCGGCGGCAATATCGACATCCGGCTGGATAGGCTGGATGGACCGCGGGTCGGCACGGTCCGCGTGGAAGGCACCGGCGGCTGGCATCAATTTATCGATGCAGTCGGCGTGCTTGAGGATGAGCAGGGGAATCCGGTGACGGTAACCGGAACGCATGACGTATATTTGGTGTTTAACCAAGTCGACGATGAATATCTGTTCAACTTGAACTGGTTTCGGTTTACCGAGAACGATCCGAAACAAACCGACGCCTATGCCAAGCTGCGGGCCGGTCAGCTGGATGGCGGCTCGGGCTTAAGCGTTAACGCCGAACACGGCTACCTGGAGGGAATAGAGGACGGCGCTCATGCCATCTATCGGGATATCGACTTCGGCAGCAGCGGTGCATCCGGCGTTACGATGCGCGTATCCAGCGGCCATAAAGGCGGCTCGATCGAGGTGAAGCTGGATAGTCTGGACGGACCGACCGTCGGCGTTGCCCGGATTCCTGCCCTTGGCAGCTGGGACGACTGGGTCGATCTGATGGCGCTCGTTGACGGGGAACAGGCTGTCGGCATTCATGACGTGTATCTTGTTTTTCACGGGACGGACGGCCAGGATTATCCTTGCAATCTCGATTGGTTCAATTTCACGACGGTCAAAGGCACGGGCCGGGATGCCTTCGGCAAGCTCGAAGCCGAGCATTATACGATCGGAAACGGGTTCGGCACGGAGCAGGGCGGAGGGCAGACGTATCTGGCGGGGCTGTTCGGCCCTAACCAGCCTTACGCGATGTACAATTACGTCGACTTTGGCGATACGAGCCCGGAACAGTTCCATGTCCATGCGGCCAGTGATACCGGCGGCGGTACGATTGAAGTGCGAATCGACAGCCTGAACGGCCCGCTGATTGCCGCCGCTAAGGTCGACGGCACCGGCGGCTGGCAAAACTTTAAAGTGTTCTCGGCGGACGTTGCGGCACCCGTCACCGGCAAACATATCGTCTTCCTGATCTTCAAGGGCTCGGATTGGCTGTATAACCTGGACAAATTTACGTTCGGCGATCCGGCCGTATTTACGGCCCCGACTACTCCGCCAGCGCCTGTGCCGGACGATGTGCCTCCGGGCGAGGTGGAGAACATCCGGGCCCTTCGGGAGAATGGGCACATCCGGCTGTACTGGGATGGGCCGTACGATATGGACGGCAAGCTTGTGCAGATCCGCCTGTTCAAGAACAAAAAGCAGGTCGGCCAAACGCTTGAGGTCAGGCGCGGGATTCAGACTGCGCTCCTGCCGGAGGTGAAAAATCCCCGGAACCATACCGTCACCTTCACAGCCGTGGACCATTCCGGAAATGTCTCCAAGGGGCACACCGTCCGGCTGGATGATTTAATAAAGAAATGA
- a CDS encoding YqhG family protein → MTMTPQEVQKHFMAYLEATECTVIEKSPEHVTVKLSPQADKMLTNRPYYWSFVERTGAPAETLSFQFVFDPEAYDERMAKAKLAESKAQLSAPQQDPLLARFYGNAPVLPVLGPGRIQRENVGYGSSRLAQIWNAAREEGKCVYLFQQPVTEPRPRSRSTPYEQWLGVCFKVEFSCDLKREELHYVGISLSTRKIVTDFPAVLNGRELTPRLPESVHVRPAAVSLREAAGLLEEHLIVSLSKLDYTWASKARERLAEELAVIDSYYEDLLKEQDEEKKAQIEEQYRNRRSEMQWQYEPKISFSAITCGLFHLCSPVSASS, encoded by the coding sequence ATGACCATGACGCCGCAGGAGGTGCAGAAGCACTTCATGGCCTATTTGGAAGCCACCGAATGCACCGTCATTGAAAAATCACCGGAGCATGTTACCGTGAAGCTGTCGCCCCAAGCCGACAAAATGCTCACCAACCGCCCTTATTACTGGAGCTTTGTGGAACGTACCGGGGCGCCGGCCGAAACTCTCTCCTTCCAGTTCGTGTTCGACCCGGAAGCCTACGACGAGCGGATGGCCAAGGCCAAGCTCGCCGAGAGCAAAGCCCAGCTGTCCGCGCCGCAGCAGGATCCCCTGCTGGCCCGCTTCTACGGCAACGCTCCCGTGCTCCCCGTGCTCGGTCCCGGCCGCATCCAGCGCGAGAACGTCGGCTACGGAAGCAGCAGGCTGGCTCAAATCTGGAACGCGGCCCGCGAGGAAGGCAAATGCGTGTATCTGTTCCAGCAGCCGGTCACGGAGCCGCGCCCACGGTCAAGGTCGACGCCGTACGAGCAGTGGCTCGGCGTCTGCTTTAAAGTAGAGTTCAGCTGCGATCTGAAGCGGGAGGAGCTCCATTATGTTGGCATCTCGCTGTCCACCCGGAAGATCGTGACAGATTTCCCGGCTGTGCTTAATGGCCGCGAGCTGACGCCCCGCCTGCCCGAAAGCGTGCACGTCCGCCCTGCGGCCGTTTCGCTGCGCGAGGCGGCGGGGCTCCTTGAGGAGCATCTGATCGTCAGCTTAAGCAAGCTGGATTATACGTGGGCATCCAAGGCCCGCGAACGGCTGGCGGAGGAGCTTGCGGTGATCGACAGTTATTACGAGGACCTGCTGAAAGAGCAGGATGAGGAAAAGAAAGCTCAAATCGAGGAACAATACCGGAACCGGAGGTCGGAAATGCAGTGGCAGTATGAGCCGAAAATCAGCTTCTCCGCCATAACCTGCGGCCTCTTTCACCTGTGTTCGCCCGTGAGCGCGTCCTCTTGA
- a CDS encoding extracellular solute-binding protein translates to MRKTWKFALILSVCASLLVAGCGGGGGGGNSEDAVQESDAPNFDPYGKYETPVEFTIGRNTNHVNNLPEGDTIENNLATRYVESRVNVKAKVAWETDDMKQKLSLSMTTGDLPDVMLVDREIFNQLVDNDLIADLTEVYEKTASEGIKEIYGSYGDFLLEQVKVDGKIMGLPMTNIGNQHQLLWVRKDWVDKVGAELPTTLDEVWDLARTFVEQDVSGTGKTGGFVMDQNAMNFSPVFAVYNAFPAQWIKNKDGQIVYGSVQPEMKAALADLSERYKEGLIDKQFAVRSNEEKEALVINGQVGMLFNPWWIGYTNYKESIKQNPEAEWVAVSAPVDDAGKFKTIRQDPIGGGIVVVKKDYPHPEAIMKSINLTTDFLYSLTEDAVQYKKEHPDELLIDNSRWNNDPTQIPMQIDYDDVLKRYYEDIMQAAESGDESSIQEDRIVSLRAYLEFKEKGNDVDVNTYGEYLSRIEGQREANNPNLEVIPGAFYGTTETMKLKWAILKKMEEETILKIIMGEAGLEAFDTFVETWHRTGGDEIMAEINGQ, encoded by the coding sequence ATGAGGAAAACCTGGAAGTTCGCCTTGATCTTATCCGTCTGCGCCAGCTTGCTTGTTGCCGGGTGCGGCGGAGGAGGAGGCGGCGGAAACAGCGAGGATGCGGTGCAGGAGAGCGATGCGCCGAATTTCGATCCTTACGGCAAGTATGAAACGCCAGTCGAGTTTACGATCGGCCGCAATACGAACCATGTCAACAATTTGCCGGAAGGCGACACCATTGAGAACAACCTGGCCACGCGCTATGTCGAGAGCCGGGTGAACGTTAAAGCGAAGGTTGCCTGGGAGACGGACGATATGAAGCAGAAGCTGTCACTGTCGATGACCACCGGAGATTTGCCTGACGTCATGCTGGTCGACCGTGAAATATTCAACCAGCTGGTGGACAACGACCTGATTGCCGATTTGACCGAGGTGTACGAGAAGACGGCTTCGGAGGGCATCAAGGAGATCTACGGCTCCTACGGCGATTTCCTGCTGGAGCAGGTTAAAGTCGACGGCAAAATCATGGGGCTGCCGATGACAAACATCGGGAATCAGCATCAGCTGTTGTGGGTGCGTAAAGACTGGGTCGATAAGGTTGGGGCGGAGCTGCCGACTACCCTGGATGAAGTGTGGGACCTGGCGCGCACGTTCGTGGAACAGGACGTCTCCGGCACCGGCAAAACCGGCGGGTTTGTCATGGATCAGAACGCGATGAATTTCTCGCCGGTGTTCGCCGTGTACAACGCATTCCCGGCCCAATGGATCAAAAACAAAGACGGACAGATCGTCTACGGGTCGGTGCAGCCGGAAATGAAAGCTGCCTTGGCCGATTTAAGCGAGCGGTACAAAGAGGGGCTGATCGACAAGCAGTTCGCCGTCCGTTCCAATGAAGAGAAGGAAGCGCTGGTCATCAACGGCCAGGTCGGCATGCTCTTTAATCCGTGGTGGATTGGTTACACGAACTACAAGGAGTCGATCAAGCAGAATCCGGAGGCGGAATGGGTCGCCGTATCAGCGCCGGTCGATGATGCCGGGAAGTTCAAGACGATCCGCCAGGACCCGATCGGCGGCGGTATCGTGGTCGTCAAGAAGGATTATCCGCACCCGGAAGCAATCATGAAATCGATCAATTTGACAACCGATTTCCTGTACTCGCTGACTGAGGACGCCGTCCAATACAAGAAAGAACATCCGGATGAGCTCTTGATCGACAACAGCCGCTGGAACAACGATCCTACGCAAATTCCGATGCAGATCGATTATGACGACGTGCTCAAGCGGTATTACGAAGACATTATGCAGGCCGCCGAATCCGGCGACGAATCTTCGATTCAGGAAGACCGGATCGTATCATTGCGGGCTTACCTGGAGTTCAAGGAAAAAGGCAACGACGTGGACGTTAACACATACGGCGAATACCTTTCCCGTATCGAAGGGCAGAGGGAGGCCAACAACCCGAACCTTGAGGTAATACCCGGCGCTTTTTACGGGACAACCGAAACGATGAAGCTGAAGTGGGCCATTCTGAAGAAGATGGAAGAGGAAACGATCCTCAAAATCATCATGGGCGAAGCGGGGCTTGAAGCGTTCGATACATTCGTCGAGACCTGGCACCGCACCGGCGGGGACGAAATTATGGCTGAAATCAATGGTCAATAA
- a CDS encoding carbohydrate ABC transporter permease produces MVKSQTIGSRLANALILFMLAVIAFLSLAPMLNTIMVSISGSTAVNAGQVYFFPVDLNFSSYQTILNDAKFWNAFTVSVERVLLGGAINMLLTVLMAYPLSRSVTQFRSRNVYMWIIIFTMLFSGGIVPWYMVISELNLINTIWALVLPGAVPVFNVILLMNFFRGIPKELEEAAFIDGAGPLKILRHIFLPVSLPSLATITLFVIVGHWNNFFDGIVLINDSDKIPLQTYLQQLSLTRDQMQNMTVEQLQQYNKISNTTLNSAKILVSMIPIMLIYPFLQRYLIHGIVLGSVKE; encoded by the coding sequence ATGGTAAAGTCACAAACGATAGGGTCCCGACTCGCCAATGCGCTCATCCTGTTCATGCTTGCGGTTATCGCGTTTCTATCGCTGGCGCCGATGCTCAACACCATCATGGTCTCAATCAGCGGCAGCACGGCGGTGAATGCCGGACAGGTCTATTTCTTTCCCGTTGATCTGAATTTCTCTTCGTATCAGACCATATTAAACGATGCGAAGTTTTGGAATGCGTTCACCGTGTCCGTGGAGCGAGTGCTTCTTGGCGGCGCGATCAACATGCTGCTTACCGTGCTGATGGCATATCCGCTGTCTCGAAGCGTAACGCAGTTTCGGTCGCGGAATGTGTACATGTGGATCATCATTTTCACGATGCTGTTCAGCGGAGGAATCGTACCCTGGTATATGGTCATCAGTGAGCTGAACCTGATCAATACCATCTGGGCGCTGGTGCTCCCTGGAGCGGTGCCTGTATTCAATGTCATTCTGCTGATGAATTTTTTTCGCGGCATTCCGAAGGAGCTGGAGGAGGCGGCCTTCATCGATGGCGCGGGACCGCTGAAGATTTTGAGACATATCTTTTTGCCAGTGTCCCTGCCCAGCCTGGCGACCATCACGCTGTTTGTCATCGTGGGCCATTGGAACAATTTCTTCGACGGAATCGTGCTGATTAATGACAGCGACAAAATTCCGCTGCAAACCTATCTTCAACAGCTAAGCCTGACCCGGGATCAAATGCAAAACATGACGGTGGAACAGCTGCAGCAATACAACAAAATATCCAATACGACCTTGAACTCGGCCAAAATCCTTGTGTCGATGATCCCGATTATGCTGATCTATCCGTTTCTGCAGCGGTATCTCATTCATGGCATCGTATTGGGGTCGGTAAAAGAATAA
- a CDS encoding glycoside hydrolase family 125 protein: MTKPLSQTEIIALVEQTMGHRPKIVDMFKRCYENTLETTIRRHEDGTVFMLTGDIPAMWLRDSVNQLRPYLIPAAGDEGLREIIEGVLKRQCECILRDPYANAFNEFENFHGHHDDLTDMSGWIWERKYEVDSLCYPIQLAYLYWKNTGETKHFTAAFKQAAELIVRTWRTEQRHEEMSPYTFERPGGGPTNTLPGKTAYTGMTWSGFRPSDDACEYGYLVPSNMFAVVVLGYLLEVNAQFYRDEAFAEEVRALREDIRQGIKGHALIEDAEFGQVYAYEVDGLGGVNLMDDANVPSLLSLPYLDYCAKDDPVYANTRKLILSRRNPYYYEGTYARGIGSPHTPKDYIWHIALSIQGITATGEAEKLEILGMFERTDADTGLVHEGFHKDNPQQFTREWFSWSNAMFVEFVLSLCGLQIKMR; the protein is encoded by the coding sequence ATGACCAAACCCCTTAGTCAAACCGAGATTATCGCCCTGGTTGAACAAACGATGGGGCATCGCCCGAAGATTGTAGACATGTTTAAACGCTGTTACGAAAATACGCTGGAAACGACGATCCGCCGTCATGAAGACGGCACCGTATTCATGTTGACCGGCGATATTCCGGCCATGTGGCTGCGCGACTCCGTCAATCAGCTGCGGCCGTATCTGATTCCGGCAGCCGGGGACGAGGGACTGCGGGAGATTATCGAAGGCGTGCTGAAAAGGCAGTGCGAGTGCATCCTGCGGGATCCCTATGCCAATGCATTTAATGAATTCGAGAACTTCCACGGCCACCATGACGATCTCACCGACATGTCCGGCTGGATCTGGGAGCGCAAATATGAGGTCGATTCGCTGTGCTATCCGATTCAATTGGCCTATTTATATTGGAAAAACACCGGAGAGACAAAGCATTTCACGGCAGCGTTCAAGCAGGCGGCCGAGCTGATTGTGCGTACGTGGCGGACGGAGCAGCGGCATGAGGAAATGTCGCCCTATACGTTTGAACGGCCGGGTGGCGGCCCTACGAATACGCTGCCAGGGAAAACCGCCTATACCGGCATGACCTGGTCGGGCTTCCGCCCAAGCGATGACGCCTGCGAGTATGGTTATCTGGTGCCGTCCAACATGTTTGCGGTCGTGGTGCTTGGGTATTTGCTGGAGGTGAATGCGCAGTTTTACCGGGACGAGGCGTTTGCGGAGGAGGTCCGTGCGCTGCGGGAGGACATCCGGCAGGGCATCAAGGGGCATGCCTTGATTGAGGATGCGGAGTTCGGCCAGGTCTACGCTTATGAGGTTGACGGGCTTGGCGGGGTCAATCTGATGGACGATGCCAATGTGCCCAGCCTGCTGTCCCTGCCTTATCTCGATTATTGCGCCAAGGACGATCCGGTTTATGCAAACACGCGCAAGCTGATCCTCAGCCGCCGCAATCCTTATTATTACGAAGGGACTTATGCGAGAGGCATTGGCAGTCCGCATACGCCGAAGGATTACATCTGGCACATCGCCCTGTCCATTCAGGGCATTACGGCGACCGGGGAAGCGGAGAAGCTGGAAATTCTGGGCATGTTCGAGCGGACGGATGCCGATACGGGGCTCGTCCACGAGGGCTTCCATAAAGATAATCCGCAGCAATTTACGCGGGAGTGGTTCTCCTGGTCCAACGCCATGTTCGTTGAATTTGTGTTAAGCCTGTGCGGTTTGCAAATCAAAATGCGATAG
- a CDS encoding YqzE family protein yields MASGDELIKYITERFVTYIDTPKEIRRQSKVKESWTTKWFGMIPFSVSLWKEDISSKRKRKTK; encoded by the coding sequence ATGGCCAGCGGAGATGAACTGATCAAATACATTACGGAGCGATTCGTAACCTATATAGATACGCCGAAGGAGATCCGCCGCCAGTCCAAGGTGAAGGAATCGTGGACAACGAAATGGTTCGGCATGATTCCGTTCTCCGTATCGCTGTGGAAAGAGGACATTTCGTCCAAGCGTAAGCGAAAAACAAAATAG
- a CDS encoding N-acetylmuramoyl-L-alanine amidase: MVKAAGIWMLLLALACPDHMVAAFHSEHVQAVGQAASHNNRTQAAARSLHIEIPESTISSGRENNQHHTRHLHPFAQDVVLIDAGHGGIDGGTSHGDILEKDINLEISRRLFMLLRQQGYPAVLNRDGDYALSDDNRWHRTSSRHRRDLSQRKQLSEEIPTELVVSIHVNWGRNSSKRGGIVLHQSEGRSKALADAIQQQLNQVYRSRNQIMVGKPYYLLNTTDVPAVIVETGFISNPEDRKLLTSRNGQMKLAEAIAAGIVHYLTAL, encoded by the coding sequence ATGGTTAAGGCAGCAGGAATATGGATGCTTCTCCTGGCATTGGCATGCCCGGATCATATGGTCGCAGCTTTCCATTCGGAGCATGTTCAGGCCGTGGGCCAGGCCGCAAGCCATAACAATCGCACACAGGCCGCCGCCCGCAGCCTGCATATAGAGATACCAGAATCCACCATCTCGTCAGGCCGGGAAAACAACCAGCATCACACACGCCACCTGCATCCTTTTGCCCAGGACGTCGTACTGATTGATGCGGGGCACGGCGGCATCGACGGGGGAACCTCCCATGGCGATATTTTGGAAAAGGATATCAATCTTGAAATATCGCGCAGGCTGTTTATGCTGCTCCGGCAGCAGGGATATCCTGCCGTGCTCAATCGCGACGGCGATTACGCTTTAAGCGACGACAACCGGTGGCACAGGACTTCCTCCAGGCATCGGCGCGACCTTTCGCAGCGCAAGCAGCTTAGCGAAGAGATCCCAACGGAGCTTGTCGTAAGCATCCATGTGAACTGGGGCCGAAACAGCTCGAAACGCGGCGGCATCGTGCTGCATCAATCGGAAGGGCGCAGTAAGGCTCTGGCCGATGCAATCCAACAGCAGTTGAATCAAGTATACCGAAGCCGCAACCAGATCATGGTTGGCAAGCCGTACTATTTGCTGAATACGACCGACGTTCCCGCCGTCATCGTGGAGACCGGCTTCATCAGCAATCCCGAGGACCGGAAGCTGCTGACGAGCCGCAACGGACAGATGAAACTGGCCGAAGCGATCGCCGCAGGCATTGTTCATTATTTAACAGCCCTGTGA